The Aliiroseovarius pelagivivens genome contains a region encoding:
- the dprA gene encoding DNA-processing protein DprA: MTKDLFQPLHPIPSPRTADEALAWIRLLRSRRVGVSTFFRLLGEHGTAEAALQALPDVAAAAGVKDYALCPEQVAEDEYHRAQMAGAKMICWGSEAYPALLSEISDPPPFFWAMGDTTLLHKPIVALIGARNASSIGTRMARKLANELGEAGFTIISGLARGIDTVAHEAALKASNTIAVMAGGVDVIYPKENTDLAEDIARGGLRISEIPPGVTPQARHFPRRNRLISGLARAVVVVEAAAKSGSLLTARNALDQGRDVLAVPGHPFDARAYGCNMLIRDGAALVRNAADVIEAIGPATSSAISDAKTRANDASATTELVGTRDKRTLAETAELHGQILSRLGSCPLAEDQLIRDIGHSHGLGSKQILPELVNLELEGRITRQAGGLLSKPS, translated from the coding sequence GGACCTTTTCCAACCTCTTCACCCCATTCCCTCACCCAGGACAGCGGACGAGGCTCTGGCGTGGATCCGTCTTTTGCGTTCGCGCCGTGTGGGCGTATCGACCTTTTTCAGACTTCTGGGCGAACATGGCACGGCTGAGGCCGCGCTGCAGGCCCTGCCCGACGTTGCAGCAGCGGCTGGCGTGAAAGACTATGCACTCTGCCCTGAACAAGTGGCCGAAGACGAATATCATCGCGCGCAGATGGCGGGCGCCAAGATGATCTGCTGGGGCAGTGAAGCCTATCCGGCGCTATTGTCCGAAATATCCGACCCGCCTCCGTTTTTCTGGGCGATGGGGGACACAACCCTTCTGCATAAACCCATCGTCGCGCTGATCGGCGCGCGCAACGCTTCGTCCATTGGGACGCGAATGGCCCGCAAGTTGGCAAATGAACTGGGCGAGGCCGGATTCACCATCATTTCAGGCCTTGCACGTGGGATCGACACGGTCGCTCATGAAGCCGCCCTGAAAGCCAGCAATACCATCGCGGTGATGGCCGGAGGGGTCGACGTCATCTATCCGAAAGAAAACACCGACTTGGCCGAAGACATCGCCCGTGGCGGTCTGCGCATCTCGGAAATCCCACCCGGCGTTACCCCGCAGGCACGGCATTTTCCGCGTCGCAACAGGTTGATCTCGGGTCTGGCGCGCGCAGTGGTGGTCGTCGAAGCTGCCGCAAAATCTGGATCGCTTCTGACCGCACGCAACGCTCTGGATCAGGGGCGAGATGTGCTGGCAGTGCCGGGGCATCCTTTCGATGCCCGTGCCTATGGCTGCAACATGCTGATCCGGGATGGAGCCGCATTGGTACGCAACGCGGCAGATGTGATTGAAGCCATCGGTCCGGCGACATCTTCGGCTATTTCTGACGCGAAAACGCGCGCAAATGACGCTTCTGCGACCACAGAATTGGTTGGAACTCGCGACAAAAGGACATTGGCGGAAACCGCCGAATTGCATGGTCAGATCCTGTCCAGACTGGGATCTTGCCCCTTGGCCGAGGATCAGTTGATCCGCGATATTGGTCACTCACATGGTCTGGGCTCGAAACAGATTCTGCCGGAACTGGTGAATCTTGAGCTTGAAGGGCGCATCACCCGCCAAGCAGGGGGGCTTCTTTCGAAGCCCTCGTGA
- a CDS encoding pyruvate carboxylase, with product MRDFQKILIANRGEIAIRVMRAANEMGKKTVAVYAEEDKLGLHRFKADEAYRIGEGMGPVAAYLSIDEIIRVAKECGADAIHPGYGLLSENPDFVDACAANGITFIGPKAETMRALGDKASARKVAIEAGVPVIPATEVLGDDMAAIKEEAAKTGYPLMLKASWGGGGRGMRPIFSEDEVEEKVLEGRREAEAAFGNGEGYLEKMITRARHVEVQILGDSHGNIYHLYERDCSVQRRNQKVVERAPAPYLSEAQREELCELGRKICSHVNYECAGTVEFLMDMETGKFYFIEVNPRVQVEHTVTEEVTGIDIVQAQILIAEGKSLAEATGKASQYDIRLNGHALQTRVTTEDPQNNFIPDYGRITAYRSATGMGIRLDGGTAYAGGVITRYYDSLLTKVTAWAQTPEKAIARMDRALREFRVRGVSTNIAFVENLLKHPTFLNNQYTTTFIDETPDLFKFSKRRDRGTKVLTYIADITVNGHPETEGRPAPAEDLKTPKPPALRAVPAPGTRTLLEAEGPQAVADWMKAQKQLLITDTTMRDGHQSLLATRMRSIDMIKVAPAYAANLPSLFSVECWGGATFDVAYRFLQECPWQRLRDLRNTMPNVMTQMLLRASNGVGYTNYPDNVVQEFVRQAAVSGVDVFRVFDSLNWVENMRVAMDAVVDAGKVCEGTVCYTGDILNPDRSKYDLKYYVGMAKELEAAGAHVLGLKDMAGLLKPAAARVLIKALKEEVGLPIHFHTHDTSGIAGATILAASDAGVDAVDAAMDAFSGGTSQACLGSVVEALRNTDRDTGLDIGAIREISNYWEGVRHQYAAFESGLEAPASEVYLHEMPGGQFTNLKAQARSLGLEEKWPDVAQSYADVNKMFGDIVKVTPSSKVVGDMALMMVSQGLTRDEVEDPKTDVAFPDSVVDMMRGNLGQPPGGFPKSIIQKVLKDEKPNVERPGKHLEPVDLEAKRAELSKELEGFKVDDEDLNGYLMYPKVFLDYMGRHRQYGPVRTLPTKTFFYGMEPGEEISAEIDPGKTLEIRMQALGETDENGEVKVFFELNGQPRTIRVPNRLVKSATEARPKAEDGNHNHVGAPMPGVVASVAVTAGQQVHEGDLLLTIEAMKMETGIHAERDAVVTALHIQAGGQIDAKDLLVELE from the coding sequence ATGCGCGACTTTCAGAAAATCCTGATCGCCAATCGCGGCGAGATTGCGATCCGCGTGATGCGGGCGGCCAACGAAATGGGCAAAAAGACCGTCGCGGTCTATGCCGAAGAAGACAAACTGGGCCTGCACCGGTTTAAAGCGGACGAAGCCTACCGGATCGGTGAAGGCATGGGCCCGGTGGCCGCCTATTTGTCGATTGACGAGATCATCCGAGTTGCCAAGGAATGCGGCGCCGACGCGATCCATCCCGGTTATGGCCTTCTCTCTGAGAACCCAGATTTCGTCGATGCCTGCGCAGCGAATGGTATCACCTTCATCGGCCCCAAGGCCGAAACAATGCGCGCACTTGGCGACAAAGCCTCGGCACGGAAGGTTGCGATTGAGGCTGGCGTACCTGTCATCCCGGCCACTGAAGTGCTGGGCGACGACATGGCCGCTATCAAGGAAGAAGCCGCCAAAACCGGCTATCCCTTGATGCTGAAAGCCAGCTGGGGCGGTGGTGGCCGTGGCATGCGCCCGATCTTCAGTGAAGACGAAGTCGAGGAAAAGGTGCTGGAAGGCCGCCGCGAGGCTGAAGCTGCCTTCGGCAACGGCGAGGGCTATCTGGAAAAGATGATCACCCGCGCCCGCCACGTCGAGGTTCAGATCCTGGGCGACAGTCACGGCAATATCTATCACCTTTACGAACGCGACTGCTCGGTCCAGCGCCGCAACCAGAAAGTCGTGGAACGCGCGCCCGCACCGTATCTAAGCGAAGCGCAGCGTGAGGAACTCTGCGAACTTGGTCGCAAAATCTGTAGCCACGTGAACTATGAATGTGCGGGTACGGTCGAATTCCTGATGGATATGGAAACGGGCAAGTTCTACTTCATCGAAGTAAACCCGCGTGTTCAGGTTGAGCACACCGTTACCGAAGAAGTCACCGGCATCGACATCGTGCAGGCACAGATCCTGATCGCCGAGGGCAAGTCGCTGGCCGAGGCCACCGGCAAAGCCAGCCAGTATGACATCCGTCTCAATGGCCATGCGCTTCAAACCCGCGTGACCACGGAAGACCCGCAAAACAACTTCATCCCGGATTACGGCCGCATCACCGCCTATCGCTCGGCCACGGGAATGGGGATCCGTCTGGACGGCGGCACGGCTTATGCGGGCGGAGTGATCACGCGCTACTACGATTCACTTCTCACCAAGGTCACGGCTTGGGCGCAGACGCCCGAGAAAGCGATTGCCCGCATGGACCGCGCACTGCGCGAGTTCCGCGTACGCGGCGTGTCGACCAACATCGCGTTCGTCGAAAACCTGCTGAAGCATCCGACCTTCCTGAACAATCAATACACGACCACGTTCATCGACGAGACGCCGGATCTGTTCAAGTTCTCGAAGCGTCGCGACCGCGGCACCAAGGTGCTGACCTATATCGCGGACATCACCGTGAACGGTCACCCCGAGACCGAAGGCCGCCCTGCCCCTGCCGAGGATCTGAAAACGCCAAAGCCCCCCGCTTTGCGCGCTGTACCCGCCCCCGGCACCCGCACGCTGCTTGAAGCCGAAGGCCCGCAGGCCGTTGCCGATTGGATGAAAGCGCAGAAACAGCTTCTGATCACCGACACCACCATGCGTGACGGACACCAGTCGCTGCTGGCGACCCGCATGCGCTCGATCGACATGATTAAGGTGGCACCAGCCTATGCGGCGAATTTGCCAAGCCTGTTCAGCGTCGAATGCTGGGGTGGCGCGACCTTCGACGTGGCGTACCGTTTCTTGCAGGAATGCCCGTGGCAGCGCCTACGTGATCTGCGCAACACGATGCCCAATGTGATGACGCAAATGCTGCTGCGCGCCTCGAACGGGGTGGGCTACACCAACTATCCTGACAATGTGGTGCAGGAATTTGTGCGTCAGGCAGCCGTTTCCGGCGTCGATGTGTTCCGCGTGTTCGATTCTCTCAACTGGGTGGAAAACATGCGCGTCGCGATGGATGCCGTGGTCGACGCAGGCAAGGTCTGCGAGGGCACAGTTTGCTATACCGGCGACATCCTGAACCCGGATCGGTCGAAATATGACCTGAAGTACTATGTCGGCATGGCGAAAGAGCTCGAGGCCGCTGGCGCTCACGTTCTGGGTCTGAAAGACATGGCAGGCCTGTTGAAACCGGCCGCCGCACGCGTACTGATCAAGGCGCTGAAAGAAGAGGTCGGGCTGCCGATCCACTTCCACACACATGACACTTCGGGCATCGCAGGCGCGACGATTCTGGCCGCATCAGATGCGGGCGTGGATGCCGTGGATGCGGCGATGGATGCGTTCTCGGGCGGGACGTCGCAAGCCTGTTTGGGGTCGGTGGTCGAGGCCCTTCGCAACACCGACCGCGACACCGGGCTGGATATCGGCGCGATCCGCGAGATCTCGAACTATTGGGAAGGTGTGCGCCATCAATACGCTGCGTTTGAAAGCGGGCTGGAAGCACCGGCGTCAGAGGTTTATCTGCACGAAATGCCCGGCGGCCAGTTCACCAACCTGAAGGCGCAGGCGCGTTCGTTGGGTCTGGAAGAGAAGTGGCCGGACGTGGCGCAAAGCTATGCGGATGTGAACAAGATGTTCGGGGACATCGTGAAGGTGACACCCTCGTCCAAAGTGGTGGGCGACATGGCCCTGATGATGGTCAGCCAAGGCCTGACCCGTGACGAGGTCGAGGATCCCAAGACCGATGTGGCCTTCCCGGATTCGGTGGTCGACATGATGCGCGGCAATTTGGGCCAGCCTCCGGGCGGTTTCCCGAAGTCGATCATCCAGAAGGTGCTGAAGGACGAGAAACCAAATGTGGAACGCCCCGGCAAACATCTGGAACCAGTCGACCTTGAGGCCAAACGCGCCGAGCTGTCGAAAGAGCTGGAAGGCTTCAAGGTCGATGATGAAGATCTGAATGGATACCTGATGTACCCTAAGGTCTTCCTCGACTACATGGGACGCCACCGTCAGTACGGTCCAGTGCGCACTCTGCCAACCAAGACCTTCTTCTATGGCATGGAGCCGGGCGAAGAGATCTCGGCCGAGATTGATCCCGGCAAGACACTGGAAATCCGCATGCAAGCATTGGGTGAAACCGATGAGAATGGCGAAGTGAAGGTGTTCTTTGAATTGAACGGCCAACCGCGCACGATCCGTGTGCCGAACCGTTTGGTTAAATCCGCAACCGAGGCGCGCCCCAAGGCCGAAGACGGCAACCACAACCATGTGGGCGCTCCGATGCCCGGCGTAGTGGCATCTGTCGCTGTAACAGCAGGGCAGCAGGTACACGAAGGCGATCTGCTTCTGACCATCGAGGCGATGAAGATGGAAACCGGCATCCACGCCGAACGCGACGCGGTGGTAACGGCTTTGCACATTCAAGCAGGCGGTCAGATTGATGCAAAAGACCTGCTGGTAGAACTAGAGTAA